A genomic region of Streptomyces sp. R33 contains the following coding sequences:
- a CDS encoding SHOCT domain-containing protein: protein MLWFFLWIMWLFLLFKIITDIFRDHEMSGWAKAGWLIFVIVLPFLGVLVYVIARGKGMTQRDVKQAKENEAALQNYIRETAGTAPAGGSGGADELAKLAELKAKGALTEEEFQQAKTKLLT from the coding sequence ATGCTCTGGTTCTTCCTGTGGATCATGTGGCTGTTCCTGCTGTTCAAGATCATCACGGACATCTTCCGCGACCACGAGATGAGCGGCTGGGCCAAGGCGGGCTGGCTGATCTTCGTCATCGTGCTGCCGTTCCTCGGCGTTCTGGTGTACGTCATCGCCCGCGGCAAGGGCATGACCCAGCGGGACGTCAAGCAGGCCAAGGAGAACGAGGCCGCCTTGCAGAACTACATCCGCGAGACGGCGGGCACCGCTCCGGCCGGCGGATCGGGCGGCGCGGACGAGCTGGCCAAGCTGGCCGAGCTCAAGGCCAAGGGTGCGCTCACCGAGGAGGAGTTCCAGCAGGCCAAGACGAAGCTGCTGACCTGA
- a CDS encoding lysostaphin resistance A-like protein, producing MSETPHPDGRFTPADANAQVWADGNPSAGAAPWAPPQGRPAPPAGYVQPPALVAAPAGSLYHEQARNGRQGALGRLGEVLLVTVLLAVGLIAVTVAGMAIGHALGLKLAPDGGDRVLSDPLADEAMGLVALAVGIPVVLLAVRACGRRPAGTVVSVLGRLRWRWLARCAAVAFPLMALQMGALVLWGWVEDGPESLAGEFPGWLPLLLGSAVFLGLVPFQAAAEEFVFRGWLAQFFGGFLRSPWPGIVVASLLFALAHGFGAWSGFALLFYSAVWWGWLVIRTGGLEAVIAIHTANNVLSYGTALALGQLADSGTAADAPWQALVLELVCAPAYCLLISKLGARYGVESRSPDHQLTLPVRDAVRSAASSWPAGTPPR from the coding sequence GTGTCAGAGACTCCCCATCCGGACGGCCGGTTCACTCCGGCCGATGCGAACGCCCAGGTGTGGGCCGACGGCAACCCTTCCGCCGGCGCGGCCCCCTGGGCCCCGCCGCAGGGCCGGCCCGCTCCCCCTGCCGGGTACGTCCAACCGCCCGCCCTCGTGGCCGCGCCGGCCGGTTCGCTGTACCACGAGCAGGCGAGGAACGGGCGGCAGGGTGCACTCGGGCGTCTCGGCGAGGTCCTCCTCGTCACGGTCCTCCTGGCGGTGGGCCTCATAGCCGTGACCGTGGCCGGCATGGCCATCGGCCACGCACTGGGCCTGAAGCTCGCCCCCGACGGGGGTGACCGGGTGCTGTCCGACCCGCTGGCGGACGAGGCCATGGGGCTCGTCGCCCTGGCGGTCGGCATACCCGTCGTCCTGCTGGCGGTCCGTGCGTGCGGCCGCCGCCCCGCCGGAACGGTGGTTTCCGTCCTGGGGCGGCTGCGCTGGCGCTGGCTCGCCCGCTGTGCTGCGGTGGCATTCCCCCTGATGGCCCTTCAGATGGGGGCTCTCGTGCTCTGGGGCTGGGTGGAGGACGGCCCGGAGAGCCTCGCGGGCGAGTTCCCCGGATGGCTGCCGCTGCTGCTCGGCTCGGCGGTGTTCCTGGGGTTGGTTCCCTTCCAGGCCGCGGCCGAGGAGTTCGTCTTCCGGGGCTGGCTCGCCCAGTTCTTCGGCGGCTTCCTCCGTTCGCCCTGGCCGGGGATCGTCGTGGCCTCGCTGCTCTTCGCGCTCGCCCACGGGTTCGGTGCGTGGTCGGGGTTCGCGCTGCTCTTCTACTCCGCGGTGTGGTGGGGCTGGCTCGTCATCCGTACGGGCGGGCTGGAGGCCGTGATCGCGATCCACACGGCGAACAACGTGCTGTCCTACGGCACGGCGCTCGCGCTGGGGCAACTGGCCGATTCCGGAACCGCAGCGGACGCCCCGTGGCAGGCGCTCGTCCTCGAGCTGGTGTGCGCGCCCGCCTACTGCCTGCTGATCTCGAAACTCGGCGCCCGGTACGGCGTCGAGAGCCGCAGCCCGGACCACCAGCTCACGCTGCCGGTCCGGGACGCCGTCAGGTCAGCAGCTTCGTCTTGGCCTGCTGGAACTCCTCCTCGGTGA
- a CDS encoding TolB-like translocation protein — MTRSRRLLVLAVAVLLLGGLGTALVLRAAARAEQTHEGDPKVAQGPVTLGRQDRLAFLNGAQGPDRGALVSVPGQSPQAERTASQLTCRRFHAAAGTGLCLNSTPGALAQDNRALIVDSALRTLRSFPLAGTPSRARVSPTGHFVAWTVFVSGESYGAAFFSTRTAIVDTRTGAIEPDLEKFSIQLDGRPYTSGDVNFWGVTFSKDDDTFYATLGTAGQTYLVKGSVSRRSVTTLAQNVECPSLSPDETRVAYKKRVARGASLWREHVLDLGTLRETPLAEKRSVDDQAVWLDDRTLAYALPAEGRADTTDLWTVPADGTGAPRILTPAASSPTRLG; from the coding sequence ATGACCCGCTCACGCCGGCTGCTCGTACTCGCCGTGGCCGTGCTTCTCCTCGGGGGCCTCGGCACCGCGCTGGTGCTGCGCGCCGCCGCCCGGGCCGAGCAGACGCACGAGGGGGATCCGAAGGTCGCCCAGGGCCCGGTCACGCTCGGGCGGCAGGACCGGCTCGCCTTCCTCAACGGCGCGCAGGGCCCGGACCGCGGGGCGCTCGTCTCGGTCCCGGGGCAGTCGCCCCAAGCCGAGCGCACCGCGTCGCAGCTCACTTGCCGGCGCTTCCACGCGGCCGCCGGCACCGGCCTGTGCCTGAACTCCACTCCGGGCGCGCTCGCCCAGGACAACCGGGCCCTCATCGTCGACTCGGCCCTGCGTACGCTGCGCAGCTTCCCGCTCGCGGGCACCCCCTCCCGGGCCCGGGTCTCGCCGACCGGCCACTTCGTCGCCTGGACGGTGTTCGTCTCCGGCGAGTCGTACGGCGCCGCGTTCTTCTCCACGCGCACCGCGATCGTGGACACCCGTACGGGGGCGATCGAACCGGACCTGGAGAAGTTCTCCATCCAGCTGGACGGCCGGCCGTACACCTCGGGCGACGTGAACTTCTGGGGCGTCACCTTCTCCAAGGACGACGACACCTTCTACGCCACCCTCGGCACCGCCGGCCAGACGTACCTGGTGAAGGGCTCGGTCTCGCGGCGCAGCGTCACCACCCTCGCCCAGAACGTCGAGTGTCCGTCCCTGTCCCCGGACGAGACGCGGGTCGCGTACAAGAAGCGCGTCGCGCGCGGCGCTTCGCTGTGGCGCGAGCACGTACTGGACCTGGGGACGCTGCGCGAGACGCCGCTCGCGGAGAAGCGGAGCGTGGACGACCAGGCCGTCTGGCTCGACGACCGCACCCTGGCCTACGCCCTGCCCGCAGAGGGCCGGGCGGACACCACCGATCTGTGGACGGTCCCGGCGGACGGCACGGGCGCCCCCCGCATCCTGACCCCGGCGGCCTCCTCGCCGACGCGCCTCGGCTGA